The Fusobacterium periodonticum 1_1_41FAA genome includes a window with the following:
- a CDS encoding TrmH family RNA methyltransferase — MEIIESKENKLIKFLKKLKQKKYRDVEGQFLAEGHKFLDYNTKPEIIIVREDVKDLYMEKLNRFECKKILVNEKIFQELSSQENSQGIIIVYSKKNNDLNCLSNNLVILDDVADPGNLGTIIRLCDATNFKDIILTKGTVDAYNEKVIRATMGSILNVNLFYLEKQEIIKLLKENNYSIIATYLDKEALPYNKIKLKEKNAVIFGNEGRGISDEFVSISDCKTVIPILSNTESLNVAVASAIILYKFREIEGLI; from the coding sequence ATGGAAATTATAGAGAGCAAAGAAAATAAATTAATAAAATTTTTAAAAAAATTAAAACAAAAAAAGTATAGAGATGTTGAAGGACAATTTTTAGCTGAAGGACATAAATTTTTAGATTATAATACTAAACCTGAGATAATAATTGTTAGAGAAGATGTTAAAGATTTGTATATGGAAAAATTAAATAGATTTGAATGTAAAAAAATTCTAGTTAATGAAAAGATTTTTCAAGAATTGAGTTCACAAGAAAACTCACAGGGAATAATCATTGTATATTCTAAAAAAAATAATGACTTAAATTGTTTATCAAATAATTTAGTGATTTTAGATGATGTAGCAGATCCAGGTAATTTAGGAACTATTATTAGACTTTGTGATGCAACAAATTTTAAGGATATAATATTAACTAAGGGGACAGTTGATGCTTACAATGAAAAAGTGATAAGAGCAACTATGGGTTCTATTCTAAATGTCAATCTTTTCTATTTAGAAAAACAAGAAATTATAAAACTTTTAAAAGAGAATAACTATTCTATAATAGCAACTTACTTAGATAAAGAGGCATTACCATACAATAAAATTAAATTAAAAGAAAAAAATGCTGTAATTTTTGGAAACGAAGGTCGTGGAATTTCTGATGAATTTGTAAGTATAAGCGATTGTAAAACAGTTATTCCTATACTTTCAAATACAGAATCATTAAATGTTGCAGTTGCATCTGCTATAATTTTATACAAATTTAGAGAAATAGAGGGACTTATATAA
- a CDS encoding N-acetylmuramoyl-L-alanine amidase, with protein sequence MKKILALLSLLIFMVACSSSDTPVKETKGISTPRRTSSSSLIGSMGKFKVDSDTYVSLGRNERIQFVVVHYTATNNEYSIKELISNRVSAHFLVLDEDDNIIYNLVPLDQRAWHAGASSFRGRTNLNDTSIGIEIVSDGIARDRRNDPNRYPPYDAYLEYKPIQIEKVAQIIKYVAARYNIPAKNIVAHSDIAPSRKKDPGAKFPWKELYEKYDIGAWYNESDKQAFMNEEKFNATSISDIKEELRKYGYEVNRTNEWDRDSRDVVYAFQLHFNQKNATGNMDLETYAILKALNKKYPN encoded by the coding sequence ATGAAAAAAATATTAGCATTATTGAGTTTATTAATTTTTATGGTGGCATGTTCCTCTTCTGATACGCCAGTAAAAGAGACAAAAGGAATAAGCACACCTAGAAGAACAAGTAGCAGTTCTTTAATAGGGAGTATGGGGAAATTTAAGGTAGATTCTGACACTTATGTATCACTTGGAAGAAATGAAAGAATACAATTTGTTGTAGTTCATTATACAGCAACAAATAATGAATATTCTATTAAAGAATTAATTTCAAACAGAGTAAGTGCACACTTTTTAGTTCTTGATGAAGATGATAATATAATCTATAATCTAGTTCCTTTAGATCAAAGAGCATGGCATGCTGGAGCAAGTTCATTTAGAGGAAGAACTAATTTAAATGACACATCTATCGGTATTGAAATTGTTAGTGATGGTATAGCAAGAGATCGTAGAAATGATCCTAATCGTTATCCACCTTATGATGCTTATCTTGAATATAAGCCAATACAAATAGAAAAAGTTGCTCAAATAATAAAATATGTTGCAGCGAGATATAACATTCCAGCAAAAAACATTGTTGCTCACTCTGATATAGCTCCAAGTAGAAAGAAAGATCCAGGAGCAAAATTCCCTTGGAAAGAATTATACGAAAAGTATGATATAGGAGCTTGGTACAATGAAAGTGATAAGCAAGCATTTATGAATGAAGAAAAATTCAATGCTACATCTATCAGTGATATCAAAGAAGAATTAAGAAAATATGGATATGAAGTCAACAGAACTAATGAATGGGACAGAGATAGTAGAGATGTTGTTTATGCTTTCCAACTACATTTCAATCAAAAAAATGCAACAGGAAATATGGACTTAGAAACTTATGCAATTTTAAAGGCATTAAACAAAAAATATCCTAACTAA
- the uvrA gene encoding excinuclease ABC subunit UvrA — protein MIDKITIKGARQHNLKNIDIELPKNEFIVITGVSGSGKSSLAFDTIYSEGQRRYVESLSAYARQFIGQMNKPEVDSIEGLSPAISIEQKTTNRNPRSTVGTITEVYDYLRLLFAHIGIAHCPICHTAVEKQSVDEIVESIMSKFDEGSKIILLSPVVKDKKGTHKNIFLNLFKKGFVRARVNGEVLYLEDEIELDKNKKHNIEVVVDRLVLKKDDKDFESRLTQSIEAAIELSNGKLIVNDGKTDYLYSENYSCPNHEDVSIPELNPRLFSFNAPYGACPECKGLGKKLEVDENKLIENPDLSIEDGGMYIPGAMARKGYSWEIFRAMAKAAKIDLTKPVKDLTKKELDIIFYGYDEKFKFDYTGGEFDFHGYKEYEGAVKNLERRYYESFSESQKEEIENRYMVERICKVCKGKRLKDEVLAVTVNDKNIMEICDMSIKNSLDFFMNLSLTEKQEKIAKEILKEIRERLTFMTNVGLDYLTLSRETKTLSGGESQRIRLATQIGSGLTGVLYVLDEPSIGLHQKDNDKLLATLNRLKELGNTLIVVEHDEDTMMQADKILDIGPGAGTFGGEIVAFGSPKEIMKNKNSVTGKFLSGKEEIEIPKKRRKWNKTLKLFGAKGNNLKNIDVEFPLGVMTVVTGVSGSGKSTLVNSTLYPILFNQLNKGKLYPLEYDKIEGLEELEKVINIDQTPIGRTPRSNPATYTKLFDDIRDIFAETQDAKLHGFKKGRFSFNVKGGRCEACQGAGILKIEMNFLPDVYVECEVCKGKRYNKETLDVYYKGKNIYDVLEMSVLEAYDFFKNIPTLERKLKVLIDVGLDYIKLGQPATTLSGGEAQRIKLATELSKMSKGNTVYILDEPTTGLHFQDIKKLLEVLNRLLEKGNTVIIIEHNLDVIKTADHIIDIGVDGGENGGTVVATGTPEEIAKSKKSYTGKYIAKILKKKK, from the coding sequence ATGATAGATAAAATTACTATAAAAGGAGCAAGGCAACATAATTTAAAAAATATAGATATTGAACTCCCTAAAAATGAATTTATTGTTATAACAGGAGTGAGTGGAAGTGGAAAATCTTCTCTTGCCTTTGATACAATCTATTCAGAGGGACAAAGAAGATATGTTGAAAGTCTTTCAGCCTATGCAAGACAATTCATAGGTCAGATGAATAAGCCAGAAGTAGACAGTATAGAAGGTTTATCTCCTGCAATCTCAATAGAGCAAAAAACAACAAATAGAAACCCTCGTTCAACGGTTGGAACTATAACTGAAGTTTATGATTATTTAAGACTTCTATTTGCTCATATAGGAATAGCCCACTGTCCTATTTGTCATACAGCAGTTGAAAAACAAAGTGTAGATGAAATAGTTGAAAGTATTATGTCTAAATTTGATGAAGGAAGTAAAATTATTCTTCTTTCGCCAGTTGTTAAAGATAAAAAGGGTACTCATAAAAATATATTTTTAAATTTATTTAAAAAAGGTTTTGTAAGAGCCAGAGTAAATGGTGAAGTACTTTATTTAGAAGATGAAATTGAACTGGATAAAAACAAGAAACATAACATAGAAGTTGTAGTAGACAGATTAGTTTTAAAGAAAGATGACAAAGATTTTGAAAGTAGATTAACTCAATCAATAGAGGCAGCAATAGAACTATCAAATGGAAAATTGATAGTAAATGATGGAAAAACAGATTATCTATACAGTGAAAACTATTCTTGTCCTAACCATGAAGATGTGAGTATACCTGAATTAAATCCAAGACTATTTTCATTCAATGCTCCTTATGGTGCTTGTCCAGAGTGTAAGGGATTAGGAAAAAAATTAGAAGTTGATGAAAATAAGTTGATAGAAAATCCAGACTTATCTATAGAAGATGGGGGAATGTACATTCCAGGAGCTATGGCGAGAAAGGGATATAGTTGGGAAATATTCAGAGCTATGGCGAAGGCAGCAAAAATAGATTTAACTAAGCCTGTTAAAGATTTAACTAAAAAAGAATTGGATATAATATTCTATGGCTATGATGAAAAATTTAAATTTGATTACACAGGTGGAGAATTTGATTTCCATGGCTATAAGGAATATGAAGGAGCAGTTAAAAACTTAGAAAGAAGATATTATGAATCTTTTTCGGAATCTCAAAAAGAAGAGATTGAAAATAGATATATGGTTGAAAGAATCTGTAAAGTTTGTAAGGGAAAAAGATTGAAAGATGAAGTCCTAGCAGTAACTGTTAATGATAAAAATATCATGGAAATCTGTGATATGAGTATAAAAAATTCTCTTGATTTCTTTATGAACTTAAGTTTGACAGAGAAGCAAGAAAAAATTGCTAAGGAAATTTTAAAAGAAATAAGAGAAAGATTGACATTTATGACTAATGTTGGTTTAGACTATTTGACACTTTCAAGAGAGACTAAAACTTTATCAGGAGGAGAATCTCAAAGAATAAGACTTGCAACTCAAATAGGCTCAGGACTTACAGGAGTTCTATATGTACTAGATGAACCAAGTATAGGACTACATCAAAAGGATAATGATAAATTACTTGCAACTTTAAATAGACTTAAAGAATTAGGAAATACTTTAATTGTGGTTGAACATGATGAAGACACTATGATGCAAGCAGATAAGATACTGGATATAGGTCCAGGTGCAGGAACTTTTGGTGGAGAAATTGTTGCTTTCGGAAGTCCGAAAGAAATAATGAAAAACAAGAATTCTGTAACAGGAAAATTCTTAAGTGGTAAGGAAGAAATTGAAATACCTAAGAAGAGAAGAAAATGGAATAAAACTCTTAAATTATTTGGTGCAAAAGGAAATAATCTAAAAAATATAGATGTGGAATTTCCTTTAGGAGTTATGACTGTTGTAACAGGAGTAAGTGGGAGTGGAAAATCTACTCTTGTTAATTCAACCCTATACCCAATACTATTTAATCAATTGAATAAGGGAAAACTATATCCATTGGAATATGACAAAATTGAAGGCTTAGAAGAATTGGAAAAGGTTATTAACATTGACCAAACTCCAATAGGAAGAACTCCAAGATCTAATCCTGCCACTTATACAAAACTTTTTGATGACATAAGAGATATTTTTGCAGAAACTCAAGATGCAAAGCTACATGGATTTAAAAAAGGAAGATTTTCATTCAATGTAAAAGGTGGAAGATGTGAAGCTTGTCAAGGTGCAGGAATATTAAAGATTGAAATGAATTTCTTGCCTGATGTCTATGTTGAATGTGAAGTTTGTAAGGGAAAAAGATATAATAAAGAAACATTAGATGTATATTATAAAGGAAAAAATATCTATGATGTCTTAGAAATGAGTGTATTAGAAGCTTATGACTTCTTTAAAAATATTCCTACTTTAGAAAGAAAGTTAAAGGTTCTAATAGATGTAGGTTTGGACTACATAAAATTAGGACAACCTGCAACTACTCTATCTGGTGGAGAAGCACAGAGAATAAAACTTGCAACAGAACTTTCTAAGATGAGTAAAGGAAATACTGTATATATCTTAGATGAACCTACAACAGGATTACATTTTCAAGATATCAAAAAATTATTAGAAGTTTTAAATAGACTTTTAGAAAAAGGAAACACTGTTATAATAATAGAACATAATCTTGATGTAATAAAAACTGCAGACCATATAATAGATATTGGAGTGGATGGTGGAGAAAATGGAGGAACTGTCGTTGCTACAGGAACACCTGAAGAAATTGCCAAATCTAAAAAAAGTTACACAGGAAAATATATTGCTAAAATCTTAAAAAAGAAAAAATAG
- the trhA gene encoding PAQR family membrane homeostasis protein TrhA, which translates to MKFNRRLTFSEELGNTITHGVMSAATLVLLPIGSLWGYFHGGYASAVGISIFIASLFLMFLSSTLYHSMYHNSKHKSIFRILDHIFIYVAIAGSYTPVALVIIGGWKGILIVVIQWTIVLVGILYKSLATRAMPKLSLTLYLVMGWIAIFFFPTLLRKANTVFLVLVVLGGVMYSIGAYFFAHDYKKYYHMIWHIFINIAAILHIIGIGFFLYRK; encoded by the coding sequence ATGAAATTTAATAGAAGATTAACATTTTCTGAGGAACTTGGAAATACAATCACACATGGAGTGATGTCAGCAGCAACTTTAGTGCTTTTACCTATAGGTAGTCTTTGGGGTTACTTTCATGGTGGCTATGCTTCAGCAGTGGGAATAAGTATTTTCATCGCCTCATTGTTTTTAATGTTTTTGAGTTCAACTCTTTACCATTCTATGTATCACAATAGCAAGCATAAATCTATATTTAGAATTTTAGACCATATATTCATATATGTTGCTATTGCTGGAAGCTATACACCAGTTGCCTTGGTTATAATAGGAGGATGGAAGGGGATTTTAATTGTAGTTATCCAATGGACTATAGTATTGGTTGGAATACTATATAAGTCATTGGCAACAAGGGCTATGCCAAAATTGAGTTTGACTCTGTATTTAGTTATGGGGTGGATAGCAATTTTCTTTTTTCCAACATTACTTAGAAAAGCAAATACAGTATTTTTAGTTCTAGTTGTATTGGGTGGAGTGATGTATTCAATAGGTGCATATTTCTTTGCTCATGACTATAAAAAATACTATCATATGATATGGCATATATTTATTAATATTGCTGCTATTTTACATATAATAGGAATAGGATTTTTTCTATATAGAAAATAA